A window of Clostridium botulinum BKT015925 contains these coding sequences:
- a CDS encoding CPBP family intramembrane glutamic endopeptidase: MNNNKVLKANFFGMMLLILYSVAPTFLLPIFKCIKLPMEYNIVVIQVVLLLVPTIIYFIVTKYPIKKTLRLNKIGFKSVLIIIVMGIIAQPIIMFLSLITQLIFPNRIGEFMSQLNSIPLIVQVMIIAVTPAIFEEITVRGVILGGYEDVDIKKAAIMTGLFFAMLHRDGNQALYTFVLGFIFAYLVKITNSIFSSMICHFTINGTSTMISFLSKRNFQNKVAYNEGIKSIPCKELIFGTLFWLIIAIICIKIVMLLIRKLIKINNFEQINKANEYKNSKKIMNWPVYVSLVIYIITIIIEIKTIYK, from the coding sequence ATGAATAATAATAAAGTATTGAAGGCTAATTTTTTTGGAATGATGTTGTTAATATTATATAGTGTAGCACCAACATTTCTTTTACCAATATTCAAATGTATAAAATTACCTATGGAATACAATATTGTAGTTATACAAGTGGTATTATTATTAGTTCCAACTATAATCTATTTTATTGTTACTAAGTATCCTATAAAAAAGACTTTAAGATTGAATAAAATAGGATTTAAAAGTGTATTAATAATAATTGTTATGGGAATTATAGCACAACCTATAATAATGTTTTTATCATTAATAACTCAACTTATTTTCCCAAATAGAATAGGTGAATTTATGTCTCAATTAAATTCAATACCTTTAATAGTTCAAGTAATGATTATTGCTGTAACACCAGCAATATTTGAAGAAATTACTGTGAGGGGTGTTATATTAGGTGGATATGAGGATGTAGATATAAAAAAAGCAGCAATTATGACAGGATTATTTTTTGCTATGCTTCACAGAGATGGAAATCAAGCATTATATACCTTCGTATTAGGATTTATATTTGCGTATCTAGTTAAAATAACAAACTCTATATTTTCATCTATGATATGTCATTTTACAATTAATGGGACCTCAACTATGATATCATTTTTATCAAAGAGAAATTTTCAAAATAAGGTTGCTTACAATGAAGGAATAAAATCTATTCCTTGTAAAGAATTAATATTTGGAACATTGTTTTGGCTTATTATTGCTATAATATGCATAAAAATAGTTATGCTATTAATTAGAAAATTAATAAAAATAAATAATTTTGAGCAAATTAATAAAGCAAATGAATATAAAAATTCTAAAAAGATTATGAATTGGCCTGTATATGTGTCTTTAGTTATTTATATTATTACGATAATAATAGAGATAAAAACTATTTATAAATAA